One window of the Brevibacterium limosum genome contains the following:
- a CDS encoding AMP-binding protein, translating to MSELSYSSGTSTEPLLGITIAEHIKRTAAENPEAPALVDRHSNRRWTYSEFDRDTDALAIGLLERGVKKGDRVGIWAQNVGEWALVQYATAKIGAILVNVNPAYRSHELEFVVEQSGMSLMISQIVAPPHSDFHAIATEVAAKVPALDLVFLDTVSADLLGDVTVGEHESFAHLIGQGREMLEDTGAKYAVRLQQVIDDLSADDPINIQYTSGTTGFPKGVTLSHHNILNNGFFIGEMLSYTSADTVVVPVPYYHCFGMVIGNLAALSHGSAVVLPAPAFDPVATMAAVTEEKATSLYGVPTMFIAELEHPRFSEFDFSTLRTGVMAGSPCPVNTMRRVIDDMNMSEVAICYGMTETAPVSMMTRVDDSLQKRTETVGRVMPHLEIKIADPVTGQTVPRGQKGEFCTRGYAVMLGYWEQPDKTTETIDAARWIHTGDLAIMDDDGYVDISGRIKDMVIRGGENIYPREVEEFLYHHPAIRDVQVVGVSDEKYGEELMAWVILKDGFDSLTSEEVREFCTGKLAHFKIPRYVEVRESFPMTVSGKIRKVELRREGEKLAHTADV from the coding sequence GTGTCCGAATTGTCCTACTCGTCGGGAACATCGACGGAACCGCTGCTCGGGATCACGATCGCCGAGCACATCAAACGCACCGCAGCCGAAAATCCCGAAGCGCCGGCATTGGTCGACCGGCATTCGAACCGCAGGTGGACCTACTCCGAGTTCGATCGCGATACGGACGCACTGGCCATCGGCCTCCTCGAGCGGGGAGTGAAGAAGGGTGACCGAGTCGGCATCTGGGCGCAGAACGTCGGCGAATGGGCACTCGTCCAGTACGCCACGGCGAAGATCGGTGCGATCCTCGTCAACGTCAACCCCGCCTACCGCAGCCACGAACTCGAATTCGTCGTCGAACAGTCCGGAATGAGTCTGATGATCTCGCAGATCGTCGCGCCTCCGCACTCGGACTTCCACGCCATCGCCACCGAGGTGGCTGCCAAGGTCCCCGCCCTCGATCTCGTGTTCCTCGACACCGTCTCCGCAGACCTCCTCGGCGACGTGACTGTGGGCGAGCACGAGTCCTTCGCCCATCTCATCGGGCAGGGACGCGAGATGCTCGAGGACACGGGGGCGAAGTACGCGGTGCGGCTGCAGCAGGTCATCGACGATCTCTCGGCCGATGATCCGATCAACATCCAATACACCTCCGGAACGACCGGCTTCCCCAAGGGCGTGACGCTCAGCCACCACAACATCCTCAACAACGGCTTCTTCATCGGCGAGATGCTCTCGTACACCTCGGCAGACACCGTCGTCGTTCCCGTGCCGTACTACCACTGCTTCGGCATGGTCATCGGCAACCTCGCCGCGCTCAGCCACGGTTCCGCGGTCGTGCTGCCGGCACCCGCCTTCGACCCGGTGGCGACGATGGCGGCAGTCACCGAGGAGAAGGCCACCTCCCTCTACGGCGTGCCGACGATGTTCATCGCCGAACTCGAACACCCTCGGTTCTCCGAATTCGACTTCTCCACTCTGCGCACCGGCGTCATGGCAGGATCGCCCTGCCCGGTCAACACGATGCGCCGCGTCATCGACGATATGAATATGTCCGAGGTCGCCATCTGCTACGGAATGACGGAGACCGCCCCGGTGTCGATGATGACGCGGGTGGACGACTCGCTGCAGAAGCGCACCGAGACCGTCGGTCGCGTGATGCCGCACCTGGAGATCAAGATCGCCGACCCCGTCACCGGGCAGACCGTTCCGCGTGGCCAGAAAGGCGAATTCTGCACGCGGGGCTACGCTGTCATGCTCGGCTACTGGGAGCAGCCGGACAAGACGACCGAGACCATCGATGCGGCCCGGTGGATCCACACCGGGGATCTGGCCATCATGGACGACGACGGCTACGTCGACATCTCCGGACGGATCAAGGACATGGTCATCCGCGGAGGCGAGAACATCTACCCGCGCGAGGTCGAGGAGTTCCTCTACCACCATCCCGCGATCCGCGACGTCCAGGTCGTCGGCGTCTCCGATGAGAAATACGGCGAGGAGCTCATGGCATGGGTGATCCTCAAGGACGGATTCGACTCACTCACCTCCGAAGAGGTGCGTGAGTTCTGCACCGGCAAGCTCGCCCACTTCAAGATCCCTCGCTACGTCGAGGTCCGTGAGTCATTCCCGATGACGGTGTCGGGCAAGATCCGCAAGGTCGAGCTGCGCAGAGAAGGCGAGAAGCTCGCTCACACGGCCGACGTCTGA
- a CDS encoding glutamate ABC transporter substrate-binding protein, with translation MKKLRLAVASVAIGMLALSGCGQGGTPDAPADGDGAKAEAPEYKVNESADIADSKTWKAAKDAGEITIGVKKDQPGLGNVSAGSEQPEGFDIEIAKMVAAQLGFKPDQIKYTETVSANREPFLQQGNVDMIVATYTINDERKKVVDFAGPYYVAGQDLLVAEDSDIAGPDDLAGKKVCSVDGSTPAQNIKEKYKKAELVTYDAYSKCVTDLQSGSVDAVTTDDAILRGYAKQYEGEFKVVGKPFTEEPYGVGLPKDDKALRDAVNDALEKGMDDGDWKKAFEYTLGSTDDVDMPEVDRY, from the coding sequence ATGAAGAAGCTCAGACTGGCGGTCGCCTCGGTCGCCATCGGAATGCTGGCACTCAGCGGCTGCGGCCAGGGCGGGACCCCGGACGCACCTGCCGACGGCGACGGAGCCAAGGCAGAAGCACCCGAGTACAAGGTGAACGAAAGCGCGGACATCGCCGACTCGAAGACCTGGAAGGCCGCGAAGGACGCCGGCGAAATCACCATCGGCGTAAAGAAGGACCAGCCGGGTCTCGGCAATGTCTCGGCGGGCTCGGAACAGCCCGAGGGCTTCGACATCGAGATCGCAAAGATGGTCGCCGCACAGCTCGGATTCAAGCCCGACCAGATCAAGTACACCGAAACCGTCTCGGCCAACCGTGAGCCCTTCCTGCAGCAGGGCAACGTCGACATGATCGTCGCCACCTACACGATCAACGACGAACGCAAGAAGGTCGTCGACTTCGCCGGACCGTACTACGTCGCCGGTCAGGATCTTCTCGTCGCCGAAGACTCCGATATCGCCGGTCCCGACGATCTGGCAGGCAAAAAGGTCTGCTCCGTCGACGGTTCGACCCCGGCGCAGAACATCAAAGAGAAGTACAAGAAGGCCGAACTCGTCACCTACGATGCGTACTCGAAGTGCGTCACCGACCTGCAGTCGGGCTCCGTCGACGCGGTGACCACCGACGATGCGATTCTGCGCGGCTATGCCAAGCAGTACGAAGGCGAGTTCAAGGTCGTCGGCAAGCCCTTCACCGAAGAGCCCTACGGTGTCGGTCTACCCAAGGACGACAAGGCCCTGCGCGACGCGGTCAACGATGCTCTGGAGAAGGGCATGGACGACGGCGATTGGAAGAAGGCATTCGAATACACCCTCGGATCCACCGATGATGTCGACATGCCCGAGGTCGACCGCTACTGA
- a CDS encoding amino acid ABC transporter ATP-binding protein, with translation MRAESPPLVSLRNVEKHYGDFHALKNVNLDIAEREVVVVIGPSGSGKSTLCRTINRLETITSGSITIDGRELPAEGAALAQLRSDVGMVFQSFNLFAHKTILENVTLGPIKVRRIPKADADKQAMALLERVGVAHQADKYPAQLSGGQQQRVAIARSLAMKPKVMLFDEPTSALDPEMINEVLDVMVGLAEEGMTMVVVTHEMGFARKAAHRVVFMADGEIVEVAEPEEFFTNPQSTRAKDFLSKILTN, from the coding sequence ATGAGAGCTGAATCACCACCACTGGTGTCCTTGCGCAATGTCGAGAAGCACTACGGCGACTTCCACGCACTGAAGAACGTCAATCTCGATATCGCCGAACGCGAGGTCGTCGTCGTCATCGGGCCGTCCGGTTCGGGCAAGTCGACCCTGTGCCGGACGATCAATCGGCTGGAGACCATCACCTCCGGCAGCATCACCATCGACGGCAGGGAACTGCCTGCCGAGGGGGCGGCTCTGGCTCAGCTGCGCTCCGACGTCGGCATGGTGTTCCAGTCCTTCAACCTCTTCGCCCATAAGACGATCCTCGAGAACGTCACTCTGGGACCGATCAAGGTGCGCAGGATTCCGAAGGCCGACGCGGACAAGCAGGCGATGGCTCTGCTCGAACGGGTCGGCGTCGCTCACCAGGCCGACAAGTATCCGGCCCAGCTCTCCGGCGGTCAGCAGCAGCGTGTTGCGATCGCCCGGTCCCTGGCGATGAAGCCGAAGGTGATGCTCTTCGACGAACCCACCTCGGCGCTGGACCCGGAGATGATCAACGAGGTCCTCGACGTCATGGTCGGGCTGGCCGAAGAGGGCATGACCATGGTCGTGGTCACCCACGAGATGGGCTTCGCTCGCAAAGCCGCTCACCGCGTGGTGTTCATGGCCGACGGGGAGATCGTCGAAGTCGCCGAACCCGAGGAGTTCTTCACGAATCCTCAGAGCACCCGAGCGAAGGACTTCCTATCGAAGATCCTGACCAACTGA
- a CDS encoding amino acid ABC transporter permease, with protein sequence MDYLELLQMFLSGAWGTIRLFTVALVGAMLLGTVLAAMRVSPTPVLRIAASTYINVVRNTPLTLVMFFCAFGLPFLDIRFGSTSSFNSFVYATIALIAYTACFVAETLKSGIATIPVGQAEAARAVGLGFGQTLSEVVLPQAFRTVIPPLGSVIIAMLKNTSIASAFNNRELISAMRNAIEIRGDLVIPLLFGTALAYLILALLLGRVFDYLEKKLVILR encoded by the coding sequence ATGGATTACCTGGAGCTTCTCCAGATGTTCCTCTCCGGTGCGTGGGGAACGATCAGACTCTTCACCGTCGCCCTCGTCGGAGCCATGCTCCTCGGCACGGTGCTCGCCGCCATGCGGGTCTCACCGACCCCGGTGCTGCGCATCGCGGCATCGACGTACATCAACGTCGTCCGAAACACACCGCTGACTCTGGTGATGTTCTTCTGCGCGTTCGGACTGCCGTTCCTCGACATCCGCTTCGGGTCGACCAGTTCGTTCAACTCCTTCGTCTACGCCACGATCGCGCTCATCGCCTACACCGCATGCTTTGTTGCGGAGACGTTGAAGTCCGGAATCGCGACGATTCCCGTCGGACAGGCCGAAGCCGCCCGCGCCGTGGGCCTGGGCTTCGGTCAGACCTTGAGCGAAGTGGTTCTGCCTCAGGCATTCCGCACGGTCATCCCGCCGCTGGGCAGCGTGATCATCGCGATGCTCAAGAACACCTCGATCGCCTCCGCGTTCAACAATCGAGAGCTCATTTCCGCGATGCGCAACGCCATCGAAATCCGTGGTGACCTCGTCATCCCGCTGCTCTTCGGCACAGCGCTGGCCTATCTGATCCTGGCTCTGCTGCTCGGCCGTGTCTTCGACTACCTGGAGAAGAAGCTGGTGATTCTGCGATGA
- a CDS encoding ABC transporter permease has protein sequence MPAPPPTRPATPPTRSPRRRTADALIPGWLWLPAVIGIVFLLLPIIGMLTRVDPQSLLAVITAEESRLAMQLSLLTSVTSALISVLIGFPLGYLLATRRFPGQRIVRTLILLPLVLPPVVSGLALLYTWGRSAILGGGLESVGLSLAYTTSAVIMAQIFVSLPFMVMSVETATAGLGRRYELTAAELGAKPNRVFFTVTLPLLRHGIITGAVLCFARSLGEFGATLTFAGSLSGVTRTMPLQIYLVRETDPQAAIGLSLLLIVIAVLIIILAYRSPHAPRLRSPHSTPTPTPTEAAPHSVGCKPRGGGETGPGTRSAHRLRSAQSISAEVRLNSRGVDLDLTSALPGTTAIIGRNGAGKSTLLQVLTGALLPDSGRLRIGEDTVFDIDAGLWPPVHDRGIVHLAQNPLLFPHLSVIDNVGFGLRAHGSTRGAARERAQAMLDRLGVGQCANRRPDAVSGGQAARIALARALVVEPKLLLLDEPLAALDVDVAVETRQVLVRLLKGRAALLVTHDLDDVTALADSLVLVESGIVAHSAPVGQVDPEAAGEGAEFLTSFCMRDRDGIVCNQSQ, from the coding sequence TCGGCATGCTCACCCGAGTCGACCCGCAGAGTCTGCTCGCCGTGATCACTGCCGAGGAGTCCCGCCTGGCGATGCAGCTGTCCCTGCTGACCTCGGTGACCTCGGCGCTCATCAGCGTCCTCATCGGCTTCCCCCTCGGGTACCTGCTCGCCACCCGGCGGTTCCCCGGCCAGCGCATCGTACGCACCCTCATCCTGCTTCCCCTCGTCCTGCCGCCGGTGGTCAGCGGTCTCGCTCTGCTCTACACCTGGGGCCGGTCGGCCATCCTCGGCGGGGGACTCGAATCAGTGGGGCTCAGCCTCGCCTACACCACGTCGGCGGTGATCATGGCGCAGATCTTCGTCTCCCTGCCGTTCATGGTCATGTCCGTCGAGACCGCCACCGCGGGGCTCGGGCGTCGCTACGAACTCACCGCAGCAGAACTCGGAGCGAAACCCAACCGCGTGTTCTTCACGGTCACTCTGCCGCTGCTCAGACACGGAATCATCACGGGAGCCGTGCTGTGCTTCGCACGCTCTCTCGGAGAGTTCGGGGCGACGCTGACCTTCGCCGGATCGCTGTCCGGCGTCACTCGCACGATGCCCCTGCAGATCTACCTCGTGCGCGAGACCGACCCGCAGGCGGCCATCGGGCTCTCACTTCTGCTCATCGTCATCGCCGTGCTCATCATCATCCTGGCCTACCGGTCCCCGCACGCGCCCCGGCTGAGGTCACCGCACAGCACCCCGACACCAACCCCCACCGAGGCGGCCCCGCACTCCGTGGGCTGCAAACCGCGAGGTGGGGGAGAGACGGGCCCAGGGACGCGGTCCGCGCACCGGTTGAGATCTGCGCAGAGCATCAGCGCCGAAGTCCGGCTGAACTCCCGCGGAGTCGATCTGGATCTCACCTCCGCACTGCCGGGAACCACCGCGATCATCGGCCGCAACGGGGCCGGAAAATCCACCCTGCTCCAAGTGCTCACCGGCGCTCTGCTGCCTGATTCGGGGCGGCTGCGCATCGGGGAGGACACGGTGTTCGACATCGACGCCGGGCTGTGGCCGCCCGTCCACGACCGCGGAATCGTCCATCTCGCACAGAACCCCCTCCTGTTCCCGCACCTGAGCGTCATCGACAACGTCGGGTTCGGTCTGCGAGCTCACGGTTCGACTCGCGGCGCCGCACGTGAACGGGCGCAGGCGATGCTCGACCGCCTCGGCGTGGGACAGTGCGCGAACCGCAGACCGGACGCCGTCTCCGGAGGCCAGGCCGCCCGCATCGCTTTGGCACGTGCGCTCGTCGTCGAACCGAAGCTGCTGCTGCTCGACGAGCCGCTGGCTGCACTCGACGTGGATGTGGCAGTCGAGACCCGGCAGGTGCTGGTCCGGCTGCTCAAGGGGCGCGCCGCGCTGCTTGTCACTCATGACCTCGATGACGTCACCGCCTTGGCCGATTCCCTTGTCCTGGTGGAGAGCGGAATCGTTGCCCACTCGGCTCCCGTCGGGCAGGTCGATCCCGAAGCCGCAGGTGAGGGCGCCGAATTCCTCACCAGCTTTTGCATGCGGGACCGGGACGGAATAGTGTGCAATCAGTCACAGTGA